The following are from one region of the Klebsiella aerogenes genome:
- a CDS encoding Gfo/Idh/MocA family oxidoreductase, which produces MSLKLGVIGAGAIGKEHIRRCTQVLQGATVVAVSDINADNARAAVALPGVQAEVYADGHDVIKASDVDAVLVTSWDPTHEEFTLAAIAAGKPVFCEKPLAMSAEGCRRIVDAEMKAGRRLVQVGFMRPYDEGYLALKKVIDDGDIGAPLMLRCAHRNQSVGENYTTDMAITNTLIHELDVLRWLLNDDYRSVQVRFPRSTSHTHARLKDPQIVSFETKKGTLIDVEVFVNCQYGYDIQCEVVGETGIARLPEPSAVEMRKAASLSTAILTDWKDRFIKAYDVELQAFINDVKAGKLQGPSAWDGYAASVAADACLKAQECDEPVAVTLPECPAFYQR; this is translated from the coding sequence ATGTCACTCAAATTAGGTGTCATCGGCGCAGGCGCCATCGGTAAAGAACATATCCGTCGCTGCACCCAGGTCTTACAGGGGGCGACCGTGGTCGCCGTTTCCGATATTAATGCTGATAACGCGCGAGCGGCGGTGGCGCTGCCGGGCGTGCAGGCGGAAGTTTACGCCGATGGTCATGATGTGATTAAGGCCAGTGACGTTGACGCGGTGCTGGTGACCTCCTGGGATCCGACCCACGAAGAATTTACTCTGGCGGCGATCGCCGCCGGTAAGCCGGTATTTTGCGAGAAGCCGCTGGCGATGAGCGCGGAAGGTTGTCGCCGTATCGTTGATGCAGAAATGAAAGCCGGGCGTCGCCTGGTGCAGGTTGGCTTTATGCGGCCGTACGATGAAGGCTATCTGGCGCTGAAGAAGGTGATTGATGACGGCGATATCGGCGCGCCGCTGATGCTGCGCTGCGCCCACCGTAACCAGTCAGTCGGCGAGAACTACACCACCGATATGGCGATCACCAACACCCTGATCCATGAGCTGGACGTGCTGCGCTGGCTGTTGAACGACGACTACCGTTCCGTGCAGGTGCGCTTCCCTCGCTCAACATCTCACACCCATGCGCGGCTGAAAGATCCACAGATCGTCTCGTTTGAAACCAAAAAAGGTACGCTGATCGACGTCGAAGTCTTCGTTAACTGTCAGTACGGCTACGACATCCAGTGTGAAGTAGTTGGCGAAACTGGTATTGCGCGCCTGCCGGAACCATCGGCGGTCGAGATGCGTAAAGCCGCCAGCCTGTCGACCGCCATCCTTACTGACTGGAAAGACCGCTTCATCAAAGCTTACGACGTCGAACTGCAGGCATTCATCAACGATGTTAAAGCCGGCAAGCTGCAGGGACCATCCGCCTGGGACGGTTACGCGGCATCGGTCGCTGCCGACGCCTGCCTGAAGGCACAGGAATGTGATGAACCGGTAGCCGTCACGTTGCCTGAATGCCCGGCGTTCTACCAGCGCTAA
- a CDS encoding sugar phosphate isomerase/epimerase, translating to MKIAFDVDVIRDLGITRMVQQVAEWGYKYIEQSPHPQINPFYKHPRASREIMAEYKQALRDNGVELSSFICVYRWSGPDELRRQAAVKNWKRLIEVAVEMGVQVINTEFSGDPNQPEICEEMFYRSMEELLPIFEREGIRVEIQAHPWDFCEENNETVDIVKSFRSDNVKYVYSVPHTFFYDKGKGEVEKMLRYAGQDLSHVLIADTRNHTKHCRYIVNPPGVDAAVHQHVGVGEGDVDFDALFRTLRDMRFAEQTFNVGGEPIVCTSLFGYPEKMKHQAVETRELIERELLRR from the coding sequence ATGAAAATTGCTTTTGATGTGGATGTGATTCGAGACCTCGGGATTACCCGGATGGTCCAGCAGGTGGCGGAGTGGGGTTACAAGTATATTGAGCAGTCGCCGCACCCGCAGATTAACCCGTTCTATAAACACCCGCGCGCCAGCCGGGAGATCATGGCCGAGTATAAGCAGGCGCTGCGCGATAACGGCGTTGAGCTCTCCTCGTTCATCTGCGTTTATCGCTGGTCCGGCCCGGATGAGTTGCGTCGCCAGGCAGCGGTGAAGAACTGGAAACGGCTAATTGAAGTGGCGGTGGAGATGGGCGTACAGGTCATCAACACAGAATTCTCCGGCGATCCCAACCAGCCGGAAATTTGTGAAGAGATGTTCTATCGCTCGATGGAAGAACTACTGCCTATCTTCGAACGCGAAGGGATCCGCGTCGAAATCCAGGCGCATCCGTGGGACTTTTGCGAAGAAAACAACGAGACCGTCGACATCGTGAAGTCCTTCCGTAGCGACAACGTGAAGTACGTGTATAGCGTCCCGCATACTTTCTTCTATGACAAAGGCAAAGGCGAAGTCGAGAAGATGCTGCGCTACGCCGGTCAGGACTTGTCGCACGTGTTAATTGCCGATACCCGCAATCACACCAAACACTGCCGCTATATCGTCAATCCACCGGGCGTGGATGCCGCTGTGCATCAGCATGTCGGCGTCGGCGAAGGGGATGTCGATTTCGACGCTTTGTTCCGCACGCTACGCGATATGCGTTTTGCCGAACAGACCTTTAACGTTGGCGGCGAACCGATCGTCTGTACCTCGCTGTTCGGTTACCCCGAAAAGATGAAACATCAGGCCGTGGAAACGCGTGAACTTATTGAACGTGAATTGCTGCGCCGTTAA
- the iolD gene encoding 3D-(3,5/4)-trihydroxycyclohexane-1,2-dione acylhydrolase (decyclizing), with protein sequence MGKLRLTMAQALVKFLDNQYLEVDGEAQKFVKGIFAIFGHGNVLGLGQALEENSGELRVYQGRNEQGMAHAATGFARQSLRRQIIACTSSIGPGAANMITAAATATANRIPLLLLPGDVFATRQPDPVLQQIEQSHDLSITTNDAFRAVSKYWDRITRPEQLMSACINAMRVLTDPAETGAVTLCLPQDVQGEAWDYPESFFARRVHRLDRRPPSAAQLADAVTAIKASRKPLIVCGGGVKYSAAGDALVSFAERYGIPFAETQAGKGTVVSSHPLNVGGVGETGCLAANLLAKEADLVMGIGTRFSDFTTASKWIFQSPDVRFLNVNVSNFDAWKLDGIPMLADAREALGALNDVLANESWQAGWGAQIASVQSRQMKETQRVYQAVWQETAFVPEIDDHIDRESVYREFRQITDSTLTQSSVLGLLNESLAADAVIVAAAGSLPGDLQRVWRNRAPNTYHVEYGYSCMGYEVNAALGVKLAQPQSEVYSLVGDGSFMMLHSELVTSLQERAKINIILLDNMANGCINNLQLEHGMDSFGTEFRYRSAENGQLQGGLVPVDFATIASGYGCKTWRVTTLDELRHALDAARRETVSTLIDIKVLPKTMVHKYGSWWNVGVAQTALSERIRKVAEMINEKRAQARDY encoded by the coding sequence ATGGGCAAACTGAGACTCACAATGGCGCAGGCGCTGGTGAAGTTCCTTGATAACCAGTATCTGGAAGTGGATGGTGAAGCGCAAAAATTCGTGAAAGGGATTTTCGCTATTTTTGGTCATGGCAATGTGTTGGGTTTAGGCCAGGCGCTGGAAGAGAACAGCGGCGAGCTGCGGGTTTACCAGGGGCGCAATGAACAGGGAATGGCTCATGCTGCCACCGGCTTTGCCCGTCAGTCGCTGCGTCGGCAGATTATCGCCTGCACCTCTTCGATAGGCCCTGGGGCGGCCAATATGATCACTGCCGCGGCGACGGCGACCGCCAACCGTATCCCGCTGTTATTACTGCCGGGCGACGTTTTTGCCACCCGGCAACCGGATCCGGTACTGCAGCAAATCGAACAGAGTCACGATCTGAGCATCACCACCAATGACGCGTTTCGTGCGGTGAGTAAATACTGGGATCGCATTACGCGTCCGGAACAGCTGATGAGCGCCTGCATCAACGCCATGCGCGTGTTGACGGACCCGGCGGAAACCGGTGCGGTTACGCTGTGTTTACCACAGGATGTGCAGGGTGAAGCCTGGGATTATCCGGAATCCTTCTTTGCTCGCCGCGTCCATCGTCTGGACCGCCGCCCGCCAAGCGCGGCGCAACTGGCGGATGCGGTAACGGCGATTAAAGCTAGCCGCAAGCCGCTGATCGTTTGCGGCGGTGGAGTGAAATATTCCGCTGCGGGTGATGCGCTAGTGAGCTTTGCGGAGCGTTACGGTATTCCGTTTGCGGAAACCCAAGCCGGTAAGGGCACGGTTGTTTCATCGCATCCGCTGAATGTCGGCGGGGTTGGCGAAACCGGCTGCCTGGCGGCGAACTTGCTGGCGAAAGAAGCGGATTTAGTCATGGGCATCGGTACGCGCTTTAGCGATTTCACCACCGCTTCGAAATGGATCTTCCAGTCTCCGGACGTGCGCTTCCTTAATGTTAATGTCAGCAATTTTGATGCCTGGAAGCTGGACGGCATTCCGATGCTGGCGGACGCGCGTGAAGCGCTGGGCGCGCTCAACGATGTGTTGGCGAACGAGTCCTGGCAGGCTGGCTGGGGCGCGCAGATAGCAAGCGTGCAGAGCCGGCAGATGAAAGAGACTCAGCGCGTCTACCAGGCAGTCTGGCAGGAAACGGCTTTCGTACCGGAAATTGATGACCATATTGACCGCGAATCGGTATACCGCGAATTCCGCCAGATTACCGATTCCACCCTGACGCAAAGCAGCGTTCTTGGCTTGCTGAACGAATCATTAGCGGCAGATGCGGTGATCGTTGCAGCGGCGGGCAGTCTACCGGGCGACCTGCAGCGCGTCTGGCGCAATCGGGCACCGAACACCTACCACGTGGAGTATGGCTACTCCTGTATGGGCTATGAGGTCAACGCTGCGCTCGGCGTGAAGCTGGCACAACCGCAGAGCGAGGTCTATTCGCTGGTCGGCGACGGCTCCTTCATGATGCTGCACTCCGAACTGGTCACCTCCCTGCAGGAACGGGCGAAGATCAACATTATCCTGCTCGATAACATGGCTAACGGCTGCATCAACAACCTGCAACTGGAACACGGTATGGACAGCTTCGGCACCGAGTTCCGCTATCGTTCGGCGGAAAATGGCCAGCTCCAGGGCGGCCTGGTGCCGGTGGACTTCGCCACTATCGCCTCCGGCTACGGCTGCAAGACCTGGCGGGTGACCACCCTCGATGAGCTACGCCACGCGCTGGATGCCGCTCGCCGCGAAACTGTCAGCACGCTTATCGACATCAAAGTGTTGCCGAAAACCATGGTCCACAAATACGGCAGTTGGTGGAACGTCGGCGTGGCGCAGACGGCGCTATCGGAACGCATCCGTAAAGTCGCTGAAATGATTAATGAAAAACGTGCTCAGGCGCGGGATTACTAA